A window of the Roseburia sp. 831b genome harbors these coding sequences:
- a CDS encoding ABC transporter ATP-binding protein translates to MLIMKNISKTFHPGTVNEKKALQNLNLELKDGDFATIIGSNGAGKSTLFNAITGSFFVDEGLILLDGEDITYQKEHVRSKVIGHLFQDPLKGTAPHMTIEENMALAYLRSKTAKNAYFSRIRQSDKKMFREYLERLHMGLEDRMKEPVGLLSGGQRQALTLLMATMVTPKILLLDEHTAALDPATAQKVLALTKEIISDRNISCLMVTHNMHQALELGNRTLMMDSGKIVLDVSGEERERMNVDDLLEQFSIHAGKKLDNDRILFSKVEE, encoded by the coding sequence ATGTTAATTATGAAAAATATCAGTAAAACCTTCCATCCGGGCACGGTCAATGAGAAAAAGGCATTACAGAACCTGAATTTAGAATTAAAAGATGGAGATTTTGCAACAATTATAGGAAGTAACGGAGCAGGAAAATCGACACTGTTCAACGCTATTACGGGTTCTTTTTTCGTGGATGAAGGGCTTATTTTATTGGATGGGGAAGATATTACCTACCAGAAAGAACATGTCAGAAGTAAAGTGATTGGCCACCTGTTTCAGGATCCATTAAAGGGAACGGCACCTCATATGACAATAGAAGAAAATATGGCACTTGCGTATCTTCGTTCCAAAACGGCAAAAAATGCTTATTTTAGCAGAATCAGACAAAGCGATAAAAAGATGTTCCGTGAGTATCTCGAACGCTTGCATATGGGCTTAGAGGACCGCATGAAAGAGCCGGTAGGACTGTTATCCGGAGGACAAAGACAGGCACTTACGCTTTTGATGGCGACGATGGTTACTCCAAAAATCTTACTTTTGGATGAGCATACGGCAGCACTTGACCCTGCCACGGCGCAAAAGGTATTAGCGCTGACGAAGGAAATCATATCGGATCGGAACATAAGCTGTCTGATGGTCACACACAACATGCACCAGGCATTGGAACTTGGAAACAGGACCTTAATGATGGATTCTGGAAAAATTGTGTTAGATGTATCGGGAGAAGAGCGTGAACGTATGAATGTGGATGATTTGTTAGAACAATTTTCCATCCATGCCGGGAAAAAACTGGATAATGATCGTATTTTGTTTTCAAAAGTAGAAGAATAA
- a CDS encoding sulfide/dihydroorotate dehydrogenase-like FAD/NAD-binding protein, whose product MYPIVRREKLADKIYLMDVKAPRVAKHCQPGQFVIVKIDEEGERIPLTICDYDREAGTITIVFQTVGASTERMVSLQEGDAFQDFVGPLGCPSDLIEEDVEELKKKKIVFVAGGVGTAPVYPQVKWLHEHGVDCDVIMGSKTKDLLILVEEMRKVATNLYVTTDDGTYGFHGMGTNQLQELWDKGIRYDHCVAIGPMIMMKFVCKLTKELGIPTVVSMNPIMVDGTGMCGACRLVVGDEVKFACVDGPEFDGHKVDFDQAMRRQAQYKTEEGRAMLKLQEGDTHHGGCGNCQ is encoded by the coding sequence ATGTATCCAATCGTTAGAAGAGAAAAACTTGCAGATAAAATTTATCTGATGGATGTAAAAGCACCTCGTGTGGCAAAACATTGCCAGCCAGGTCAGTTCGTTATCGTAAAAATCGATGAGGAAGGAGAACGTATTCCATTAACCATCTGTGATTATGATAGAGAAGCAGGTACGATTACCATCGTGTTCCAGACTGTCGGAGCATCAACAGAGCGTATGGTTTCCTTACAGGAAGGGGATGCATTCCAGGATTTTGTCGGACCGTTAGGCTGTCCGTCTGATTTGATTGAAGAAGATGTGGAAGAGTTAAAGAAGAAAAAGATTGTCTTTGTTGCCGGTGGTGTAGGAACAGCTCCTGTATATCCACAGGTAAAATGGCTTCATGAACATGGCGTTGACTGTGATGTTATCATGGGTTCTAAGACAAAAGATCTTTTGATTTTAGTAGAAGAAATGAGAAAAGTTGCAACAAATTTATATGTTACAACAGATGATGGTACTTATGGATTCCATGGTATGGGAACCAACCAGTTACAGGAACTTTGGGATAAAGGTATCCGTTATGATCATTGTGTTGCAATCGGACCAATGATTATGATGAAATTTGTCTGCAAACTGACAAAAGAATTAGGAATTCCAACCGTTGTTTCCATGAACCCGATTATGGTAGATGGAACTGGTATGTGTGGAGCCTGTCGTCTTGTTGTAGGCGATGAGGTGAAGTTTGCCTGTGTAGACGGACCAGAGTTTGATGGACATAAAGTAGATTTTGATCAGGCCATGAGAAGACAGGCGCAGTATAAGACAGAGGAAGGCCGTGCAATGTTAAAATTACAGGAGGGTGATACCCATCACGGTGGATGTGGAAACTGTCAGTAA
- a CDS encoding ABC transporter permease yields MGSIFSITIIQSALELGFIYSLVALALFISFSILNIADLSTDGCFTLGCAVCATVTLAGHPILGLFAAMGAGICSGFITAFLQTKMGIESILAGIIVNTGLYTINIAVMGFASNINLFSCDSVFSYAKNLIGGTWYKLIVVAIVVVVIGVLLAFFLNTRLGLSVRATGDNPDMVRASSINTSFMITIGLCVANALTGLSGGLLAQYQKSCDINLGTGMVTIALASLIIGETIFGKGGMVRRVIGVVVGSCLYRFMVAVALSLSIPAECLKLVSALIVAVAIALPYIKKQAGFYKQKRLAKEQNHVYYEEIVAKQNEEGGNASC; encoded by the coding sequence ATGGGTTCTATTTTTTCAATTACGATTATACAAAGTGCATTAGAGCTTGGATTTATATATTCCTTAGTAGCGTTAGCACTGTTTATTTCTTTTTCCATTTTAAATATTGCAGATTTATCGACAGACGGCTGTTTTACATTAGGATGTGCGGTCTGCGCAACGGTGACACTGGCAGGTCATCCAATCCTTGGCCTTTTTGCAGCGATGGGAGCGGGCATCTGTTCCGGCTTTATCACAGCCTTTTTACAGACCAAAATGGGAATTGAATCTATTTTAGCTGGTATCATTGTAAACACTGGATTGTATACCATCAATATTGCGGTGATGGGATTTGCGTCCAACATCAATCTGTTTAGCTGTGATTCAGTGTTCAGTTATGCAAAAAATCTGATTGGAGGAACCTGGTATAAGCTGATTGTCGTAGCAATTGTCGTTGTTGTGATAGGAGTTCTTCTCGCATTTTTCTTAAATACAAGGCTTGGTCTTTCGGTAAGGGCAACCGGGGATAATCCGGATATGGTAAGGGCATCGAGCATTAACACAAGTTTTATGATTACCATCGGACTTTGTGTTGCAAATGCCTTGACCGGTCTTTCCGGTGGACTTTTGGCGCAGTATCAGAAATCCTGTGATATTAACCTTGGAACCGGAATGGTAACCATTGCGTTGGCGAGTCTGATTATCGGAGAAACGATTTTTGGAAAAGGCGGCATGGTAAGACGTGTGATTGGTGTTGTGGTCGGCAGCTGCCTGTATCGTTTTATGGTGGCGGTTGCCTTATCGCTTAGTATTCCGGCAGAATGTCTAAAACTGGTTTCAGCCCTGATTGTAGCGGTGGCAATTGCACTTCCATACATAAAAAAGCAGGCGGGATTCTACAAACAGAAACGCTTAGCAAAAGAGCAGAACCATGTCTACTATGAAGAGATTGTGGCAAAACAAAATGAAGAGGGAGGAAACGCATCATGTTAA
- the gltA gene encoding NADPH-dependent glutamate synthase, with protein sequence MDVLNRVPVREQEPLVRAENFEEVCLGYNEEEAMAEAARCLNCKNAQCMKGCPVSINIPGFIAEVKEGNFEAAYQIISESSALPAVCGRVCPQENQCEGKCIRGIKGEAVAIGKLERFVADWAREHGIKPKKAEKMNGHKVAVIGSGPAGLTCAGDLAKLGYDVTIFEALHEAGGVLVYGIPEFRLPKDKVVAAEVENVRSLGVKIETNVVIGKSTTIDQLMEEEGFEAVFIGSGAGLPRFMGIPGEQAMGVFSANEFLTRNNLMKAFKDGYDTPIKAGKKVIVVGGGNVAMDAARTAKRLGAEVHIVYRRGEEELPARKEEVHHAKEEGIIFDLLQNPTELLVDENGCVRAAKVIKMELGEPDASGRRSPVEIPGSEYEIEADTVIMSLGTSPNPLISSTTKGLETNRRKCIVAEEENGATSKPGVFAGGDAVTGAATVILAMGAGKAAAKGIHEYLSNK encoded by the coding sequence ATGGACGTTTTAAATAGAGTACCAGTTCGCGAGCAGGAACCACTTGTTCGTGCAGAGAATTTTGAAGAGGTATGTTTAGGATATAATGAAGAAGAAGCAATGGCAGAGGCAGCTAGATGTTTAAACTGTAAGAATGCACAGTGTATGAAAGGCTGTCCTGTTTCCATCAATATCCCAGGTTTTATCGCAGAGGTAAAAGAGGGCAATTTTGAGGCTGCATATCAGATTATCAGCGAGTCCTCCGCACTCCCAGCAGTCTGTGGACGTGTTTGCCCACAGGAGAACCAGTGTGAGGGTAAATGTATCCGTGGAATCAAAGGAGAAGCGGTTGCAATCGGAAAATTAGAGCGTTTTGTTGCAGACTGGGCAAGAGAGCATGGAATCAAGCCAAAAAAAGCAGAGAAAATGAATGGACATAAGGTTGCTGTCATTGGTTCTGGCCCTGCCGGACTTACCTGTGCGGGTGATCTTGCAAAACTTGGCTATGATGTTACAATTTTTGAAGCATTACATGAAGCAGGTGGTGTTTTGGTATATGGTATTCCAGAATTCCGTCTTCCAAAAGATAAAGTGGTAGCTGCTGAGGTAGAGAATGTAAGATCCCTTGGTGTTAAGATTGAGACAAACGTTGTCATCGGTAAATCAACAACAATTGATCAGTTGATGGAGGAGGAAGGATTTGAGGCTGTCTTTATCGGTTCCGGTGCAGGACTTCCAAGATTTATGGGAATCCCGGGTGAACAGGCAATGGGTGTATTCTCTGCAAATGAGTTCCTGACCAGAAACAACCTGATGAAAGCATTTAAAGACGGTTATGATACACCAATTAAGGCTGGAAAGAAAGTCATTGTTGTCGGCGGTGGTAACGTTGCCATGGATGCTGCAAGAACCGCAAAGAGATTAGGAGCTGAGGTTCATATTGTATACCGTCGTGGTGAAGAAGAACTTCCGGCACGTAAGGAAGAAGTTCATCATGCAAAAGAAGAGGGTATCATCTTTGATCTTCTTCAGAATCCAACCGAGTTGTTGGTAGATGAGAATGGCTGTGTAAGAGCAGCAAAAGTAATCAAGATGGAATTAGGAGAGCCAGATGCATCCGGAAGAAGAAGTCCGGTTGAAATTCCAGGTTCTGAATATGAGATTGAGGCAGACACTGTTATCATGTCTCTTGGTACCTCTCCAAACCCATTGATTTCCTCTACCACCAAAGGACTTGAGACAAACAGAAGAAAATGTATCGTTGCAGAAGAAGAAAATGGTGCAACTTCAAAACCAGGCGTATTTGCAGGTGGTGATGCCGTAACAGGTGCTGCAACCGTTATCCTTGCAATGGGAGCCGGTAAAGCTGCTGCCAAGGGTATTCATGAATACTTAAGCAATAAATAA
- a CDS encoding ABC transporter substrate-binding protein, which produces MKKKMMAVMMVLAMASVSMMGCGTGASGDAAASAKTASTENGSAKEGDVYKVGIVQYVDDASLNQIEAAIEEELAAKGAELGVTFDFADYKYNGQADSTNLNQIATDLVAKDVDVIIPIATPAAMIMQNATEDNQIPVVFSAVSDPVGAGLVESMDAPGANITGTSDALDTNAIMELMLAANPDLKTLGLLYDKSQDGSIGAIEDAKAFCDEHDIAYVEKTGTNNGEISLAADALVAAGVDAVFTPTDNTVMTAELAIYEKFVDAKIPHYTGADSFALNGAFCGYGVNYAELGTATADMVADILVNGAKPETTPVKTLDNGIVTVNTETAKAIGLDYTMFADMAEALVETKTAEEFQ; this is translated from the coding sequence ATGAAAAAGAAAATGATGGCAGTAATGATGGTATTGGCAATGGCTTCGGTATCCATGATGGGATGTGGAACAGGCGCATCAGGTGATGCAGCGGCATCAGCCAAGACAGCATCAACAGAAAATGGAAGTGCAAAAGAAGGAGACGTATATAAAGTTGGAATTGTGCAGTATGTTGACGATGCATCCTTGAATCAGATTGAAGCAGCAATCGAGGAAGAACTTGCAGCAAAGGGGGCAGAACTTGGGGTTACTTTTGATTTCGCAGATTATAAATATAATGGTCAGGCAGATTCGACTAATCTGAATCAGATTGCAACGGATTTGGTTGCAAAAGATGTGGATGTGATTATTCCAATTGCGACACCTGCAGCAATGATTATGCAAAATGCGACAGAAGATAATCAGATTCCGGTTGTATTTTCCGCAGTTTCAGATCCAGTAGGTGCAGGACTGGTAGAAAGTATGGATGCACCGGGAGCAAATATTACCGGAACATCGGATGCTCTTGACACCAATGCTATTATGGAACTGATGCTTGCAGCAAATCCAGATTTGAAGACATTAGGTTTACTTTATGATAAGAGCCAGGACGGTTCCATCGGTGCGATTGAGGATGCAAAGGCTTTTTGTGACGAACATGACATTGCTTATGTAGAAAAAACAGGAACAAATAACGGAGAGATTTCCTTAGCGGCAGATGCACTTGTGGCAGCCGGAGTAGACGCAGTCTTTACCCCAACCGACAATACCGTTATGACAGCAGAACTTGCAATCTATGAGAAATTTGTGGATGCAAAGATTCCACATTATACAGGAGCAGATTCCTTTGCATTAAACGGAGCATTCTGCGGATACGGTGTCAACTATGCAGAACTTGGAACGGCAACTGCGGATATGGTAGCAGACATTTTGGTAAATGGAGCAAAACCAGAGACAACACCGGTTAAAACCTTGGATAACGGAATTGTGACGGTCAACACAGAGACAGCCAAGGCAATTGGACTGGATTATACCATGTTTGCCGATATGGCAGAAGCACTGGTTGAGACAAAGACAGCAGAGGAATTCCAGTAA